A genome region from Streptomyces sp. NBC_01296 includes the following:
- a CDS encoding response regulator transcription factor, giving the protein MSSTSTHTSGQRILVVDDEPEVRAAVQDGLAVEGYEVRGAADGLAALSEVAGWQPDAVVLDVMMPVLDGLGVCRQLRALGDRTPVLVLTALDSVSERVDGLEAGADDYLVKPFALDELVARVRALLRRAAPDPAGAAVLGFADLVLDPETRTGRRGGRPLEFSRTEAALLELLLHHPGQVLPRELILELVWGRDFGPDSNSLAVYVGYLRRKLEAGGEPRLVHTVHGVGYRLGTA; this is encoded by the coding sequence ATGAGCAGCACGAGTACGCACACGAGTGGGCAGCGGATCCTGGTCGTGGACGACGAGCCCGAGGTACGGGCCGCCGTCCAGGACGGGCTGGCCGTCGAGGGGTACGAGGTACGGGGAGCCGCCGACGGGCTCGCCGCGCTGTCGGAGGTGGCCGGCTGGCAGCCCGACGCGGTGGTGCTCGACGTCATGATGCCGGTACTGGACGGGCTCGGGGTCTGCCGGCAGCTGCGCGCGCTGGGCGACCGTACGCCCGTACTCGTCCTGACCGCGTTGGACTCGGTGAGCGAGCGGGTCGACGGCCTGGAGGCGGGCGCCGACGACTACCTGGTCAAGCCGTTCGCGCTGGACGAGCTGGTGGCCCGGGTCCGGGCCCTGCTGCGGCGGGCCGCGCCCGATCCGGCCGGTGCGGCCGTGCTCGGGTTCGCGGACCTGGTGCTCGATCCCGAGACGCGCACCGGAAGGCGCGGCGGGCGGCCGCTGGAGTTCAGCCGTACCGAGGCGGCCCTGCTGGAGCTGCTGCTGCACCACCCCGGGCAGGTGCTGCCGCGGGAACTGATCCTGGAGCTGGTGTGGGGGCGGGACTTCGGGCCGGACTCCAACTCGCTGGCCGTCTACGTCGGCTACCTGCGGCGGAAGCTGGAGGCCGGCGGCGAGCCGCGGCTGGTGCACACCGTCCACGGGGTCGGGTACCGGCTGGGTACGGCGTGA
- a CDS encoding sensor histidine kinase, translating into MSGGGPGRGRRRLGARWRRRRPLRTRLALAVTAAVALVAVGVCTAAFFVVRGALYEQLNLSLTQSARLAAQRNPDSGPGTLAGECRFLAAPACAEVVPADPADDPAAPYLLPVDAAARAVAAGRRAPYYTDIVHAGHPTRMLTTDYAKGRALQVALRADTVEDGIEEAAWWLALIGAAGVLLAAGLGYWVSRTGLAPVTRLTATAERIAATRDPRHRIELPPPGPPGREDEITRLAGSFNTMLGELEQSVTAQRRLVADASHELRTPLTALRTNAELLARGERLTAEQRERASLALGRQLREVTGLVNDLIELARDEEPQPLVEQVRLAPLVEHCAEAARAHWPSVPVLVRVGGEEAVVVPGVPARLTRLVSNLLDNAAKFSPAGAPVEVELVSRGGGGGAELTVRDHGPGIAAEDLPYVFDRFYRAGAARALPGSGLGLAMARQIARAHAAELVAEPAPGGGALFRLTF; encoded by the coding sequence GTGAGCGGCGGCGGGCCCGGGAGGGGACGGCGCAGGCTCGGGGCGCGCTGGCGCAGACGGCGACCGCTGCGGACCCGGCTGGCGCTGGCGGTCACCGCGGCGGTGGCGCTGGTCGCGGTCGGGGTGTGCACGGCGGCGTTCTTCGTCGTACGCGGCGCCCTGTACGAGCAGCTGAACCTGAGCCTCACCCAGTCCGCCCGGCTCGCGGCGCAGCGCAACCCGGACTCCGGGCCGGGGACCCTGGCCGGGGAGTGCCGGTTCCTGGCGGCGCCCGCCTGCGCGGAGGTGGTGCCGGCCGACCCGGCGGACGACCCGGCCGCGCCGTACCTGCTGCCGGTGGACGCGGCGGCGCGGGCGGTGGCCGCCGGGCGCCGCGCGCCCTACTACACGGACATCGTGCACGCGGGGCACCCGACGCGGATGCTCACCACCGACTACGCGAAGGGGCGGGCGCTGCAGGTGGCGCTGCGGGCCGACACCGTCGAGGACGGGATCGAGGAGGCGGCCTGGTGGCTGGCGCTGATCGGCGCGGCCGGGGTGCTGCTGGCTGCCGGGCTCGGGTACTGGGTGTCGCGGACCGGGCTGGCCCCGGTGACCCGGCTCACGGCCACCGCCGAGCGGATCGCGGCGACGCGGGATCCGCGCCACCGGATCGAACTGCCGCCGCCGGGCCCGCCGGGGCGGGAGGACGAGATCACCCGGCTCGCCGGGAGCTTCAACACCATGCTGGGCGAGCTGGAGCAGTCGGTGACGGCGCAGCGGCGGCTGGTCGCGGACGCCTCGCACGAACTGCGGACCCCGCTGACGGCGCTGCGGACGAACGCGGAGCTGCTGGCGCGGGGGGAGCGGCTGACGGCGGAGCAGCGCGAGCGGGCCTCGCTCGCGCTGGGGCGGCAGCTGCGGGAGGTGACGGGGTTGGTGAACGACCTGATCGAGCTGGCCCGGGACGAGGAGCCGCAGCCGCTGGTGGAACAGGTCCGGCTGGCTCCGCTGGTGGAGCACTGCGCGGAGGCTGCGCGGGCGCACTGGCCGTCGGTACCGGTCCTCGTCCGCGTGGGCGGGGAGGAGGCGGTGGTGGTGCCGGGGGTGCCGGCGCGGCTGACGCGACTGGTGTCGAACCTGCTGGACAACGCGGCGAAGTTCAGCCCCGCGGGGGCGCCGGTGGAGGTGGAGCTGGTGTCGCGGGGCGGTGGTGGCGGGGCCGAGCTGACGGTACGGGACCACGGGCCGGGCATTGCGGCCGAGGATCTGCCGTACGTTTTCGACCGGTTCTACCGGGCGGGGGCGGCGCGCGCCCTGCCGGGGTCGGGGCTGGGGCTCGCGATGGCTCGCCAGATCGCCCGGGCGCACGCGGCCGAGTTGGTCGCGGAGCCGGCTCCGGGCGGCGGGGCCCTGTTCCGCCTGACCTTCTGA
- a CDS encoding mechanosensitive ion channel family protein, giving the protein MDTDTVLRPIAVLGGSLVVTLLAGWLLDLLLRRADARHSETPLWGLLRHCRLPFQLVLCTTLLYGSHLRAGIPADYVFAVGRTLTLVLIASAAWLLVRIATAVVDSSYARYADRNPDDARVRRVRTQVTLIHRAVTAVVVVVAVAAMLLTFPPMRALGASMLASAGVLGIVAGIAAQSSLGNLFAGLQIAFGDTVRIGDTVVVDEEWGTVEEITLTFLVVRTWDERRITMPVSYFTGKPYENWSRGGAQMTGTVFWHLDHSAPLDLLREQLKRILQEIPEWDGRTGSLAVTDTTPHTIQVRAVVTAKDATDIWTVRCQVRERLITWLLTHHPYALPRIATSPADPRPGP; this is encoded by the coding sequence ATGGACACGGACACCGTTCTGCGCCCGATCGCGGTCCTCGGCGGCTCACTGGTCGTCACCCTGCTCGCCGGGTGGCTGCTGGACCTGCTGCTGCGCCGCGCCGACGCCCGACACAGCGAGACCCCGTTGTGGGGACTGCTGCGCCACTGCCGCCTGCCGTTCCAACTCGTCCTGTGCACGACGCTGCTGTACGGCTCCCACCTCCGGGCCGGGATCCCCGCGGACTACGTGTTCGCCGTGGGCCGCACCCTGACCCTCGTACTGATCGCCTCGGCGGCCTGGCTGCTGGTGCGCATCGCGACGGCGGTCGTGGACTCCTCGTACGCCCGCTACGCGGACCGGAACCCGGACGACGCACGGGTGCGCCGGGTCCGCACCCAGGTGACGCTGATCCACCGGGCGGTCACGGCGGTGGTCGTGGTGGTCGCGGTGGCGGCGATGCTGCTGACGTTCCCGCCGATGCGGGCGCTCGGCGCATCGATGCTGGCCTCGGCGGGCGTCCTCGGCATCGTGGCGGGCATCGCCGCACAGTCCTCGCTGGGCAACCTGTTCGCCGGACTGCAGATCGCCTTCGGCGACACGGTGCGGATCGGGGACACGGTGGTCGTGGACGAGGAGTGGGGCACGGTCGAGGAGATCACCCTGACCTTCCTCGTGGTGCGCACCTGGGACGAGCGCCGGATCACCATGCCTGTGTCGTATTTCACAGGCAAGCCGTACGAAAACTGGTCGCGCGGCGGCGCTCAGATGACCGGGACGGTGTTCTGGCACCTGGACCACAGCGCACCGCTGGACCTGCTGCGGGAGCAGCTGAAGCGGATCCTGCAGGAGATCCCGGAATGGGACGGCCGCACCGGCAGCCTGGCGGTCACGGACACGACCCCGCACACGATCCAGGTCCGGGCGGTGGTCACGGCGAAGGACGCCACCGACATCTGGACGGTCCGCTGCCAGGTCCGCGAACGCCTGATCACCTGGCTCCTGACCCACCACCCGTACGCCCTCCCCCGCATCGCCACGTCCCCGGCGGACCCGCGGCCGGGGCCGTAA